The following are encoded together in the Candidatus Eisenbacteria bacterium genome:
- a CDS encoding DNA alkylation repair protein, translating to MKRPVRERVSAVIAMLRRKASKRNVEGMARYGIPSGNALGVSVGDLRKLAKTLGRDHDLAEALWDTGIYEARMLASFVDDPARVTPAQMDRWCRDFDSWAIVDTVCFHLFDKTPHGFRKAAQWSRSRGEFQKRAAFALLASLAAHDREAPDEHFRKRLPLIEKAAKDERNFVKKGVLWALRAVGERSLTLHAEAVAMARRLATSTDSSARWVGASAARELTSKAATKRLTAKRKALARG from the coding sequence GTGAAGCGCCCGGTTCGCGAGCGCGTGAGCGCGGTGATCGCGATGCTGCGGAGGAAGGCGTCGAAGCGGAACGTGGAAGGGATGGCTCGCTACGGGATCCCGAGCGGAAACGCGCTCGGCGTCTCGGTGGGAGATCTTCGCAAGCTCGCCAAGACGCTTGGCCGCGACCACGATCTGGCGGAAGCGCTGTGGGACACCGGCATCTATGAAGCGAGGATGCTCGCCTCCTTCGTGGACGATCCCGCGCGCGTCACGCCGGCGCAGATGGACCGCTGGTGCCGGGACTTCGACAGCTGGGCGATCGTCGACACCGTCTGCTTCCACCTCTTCGACAAGACGCCCCACGGATTCCGCAAGGCCGCCCAGTGGAGCCGGAGCCGCGGCGAGTTCCAGAAGCGCGCGGCGTTCGCCCTCCTCGCGAGCCTCGCGGCGCACGACCGGGAGGCGCCGGACGAGCACTTCCGGAAGCGCCTCCCTCTGATCGAGAAGGCGGCGAAGGACGAGCGGAACTTCGTGAAGAAGGGCGTCCTCTGGGCGCTGCGCGCCGTGGGAGAGCGAAGCCTCACGCTCCACGCGGAGGCTGTGGCCATGGCGCGAAGGCTCGCGACGTCCACGGATTCCTCCGCACGCTGGGTCGGGGCGAGCGCCGCCCGGGAGCTCACCAGCAAGGCCGCCACGAAGCGCCTCACGGCGAAGCGAAAGGCTCTCGCCAGAGGATAG